Proteins from a single region of Aquirhabdus parva:
- the nuoM gene encoding NADH-quinone oxidoreductase subunit M, translating into MEHFQNNLILPLLILIPFITGFLCWVGEKISISFPRWIALFGMLLTLGLTIHLWIHGDYSLSAHNLVQPGTAPVWQAEYLVQWIPQLGINIHLALDGLSLMMVALTALLGVLAVGCSWGEIQKHVGFFHLNLLWSLGGVIGVFLAIDMFLFFFFWEMMLVPIYFLIALWGHAGSNGHSRVYAATKFFIYTQASGLIMLVGILALVLIRYQQTHQLSFDYMALLGTQFPPGFEYALMLTFFIAFAVKLPVVPLHGWLPDAHAQAPTAGSVDLAGILIKTAAYGLLRFVIPLFPHASAEFAPIAITLGMIGVFYGAWVAFLQTDIKRLIAYTSVSHMGFILLAIYSGNLLTMQGLMVQMLAHGLSSAALFIMSGQIYERLHTRDLRLMGGMWGRARYLPVFLMFFSAALLGIPGTGNFIGEFLILLGAFKQYPWYTVLATVSLVLAGLYSLFMIHQTLFGHAHETVIPAHDENDEPVATAPVADHHHNSPATSATFAITDLNARELSLLVVMAVGLVWLGLYPQTVLDTSNQTMQWISNSFTSPLFPAAVPALPTTTGTGVH; encoded by the coding sequence ATGGAACATTTTCAAAATAACCTGATTTTACCGCTATTGATCCTGATTCCTTTTATTACAGGATTTCTGTGCTGGGTTGGCGAAAAAATTAGTATCAGCTTTCCGCGTTGGATTGCCTTGTTCGGTATGTTGTTGACGTTGGGTTTGACGATACACCTCTGGATACACGGTGATTACAGCTTATCTGCGCATAATCTGGTGCAACCGGGTACAGCGCCTGTATGGCAAGCAGAATATTTAGTCCAGTGGATTCCGCAGTTGGGGATTAATATCCATCTGGCGCTGGATGGTCTTTCACTCATGATGGTCGCTTTGACTGCACTTTTGGGTGTGCTCGCTGTGGGCTGTTCTTGGGGGGAGATCCAAAAACATGTGGGCTTCTTCCACCTGAATCTGCTGTGGAGCTTGGGCGGTGTGATCGGTGTGTTTCTCGCGATCGACATGTTCTTGTTCTTCTTCTTCTGGGAAATGATGCTGGTGCCGATCTACTTCCTGATCGCACTGTGGGGTCATGCCGGATCGAATGGTCACAGCCGTGTCTATGCAGCGACCAAGTTCTTCATCTATACCCAAGCATCGGGTCTGATCATGTTGGTCGGTATCTTGGCTCTGGTCTTGATCCGCTATCAGCAAACACATCAACTCAGCTTTGACTATATGGCATTGCTGGGCACGCAGTTCCCACCGGGCTTTGAATATGCGCTGATGCTGACGTTCTTTATTGCTTTTGCGGTGAAGCTACCGGTTGTGCCACTCCATGGCTGGTTGCCTGATGCGCATGCGCAAGCACCCACAGCGGGTTCGGTCGACTTGGCAGGTATTCTGATCAAGACAGCGGCTTATGGTCTATTGCGTTTCGTGATTCCATTATTCCCGCACGCATCAGCAGAGTTTGCACCGATTGCGATTACCCTCGGGATGATCGGCGTGTTCTACGGCGCATGGGTTGCATTCCTGCAGACCGATATCAAGCGTCTAATTGCCTATACCAGTGTGTCGCACATGGGTTTTATTCTGCTGGCGATCTATTCCGGCAATCTGCTGACCATGCAAGGTCTGATGGTCCAAATGCTGGCACACGGTTTGTCATCCGCTGCACTGTTTATCATGAGCGGTCAAATTTACGAACGTCTGCATACCCGTGACTTGCGTCTGATGGGCGGAATGTGGGGACGTGCGCGCTACTTACCCGTCTTCTTGATGTTCTTTAGTGCTGCTTTACTGGGTATTCCCGGTACCGGAAACTTTATCGGTGAGTTCCTGATTCTACTCGGTGCGTTTAAACAGTACCCGTGGTATACGGTGCTTGCGACAGTCAGCTTAGTCCTTGCTGGTCTGTATTCACTGTTCATGATTCACCAGACCTTATTTGGTCATGCACATGAAACCGTGATTCCTGCACATGACGAAAATGATGAGCCTGTAGCAACAGCGCCTGTTGCTGATCATCATCACAACAGCCCTGCTACATCAGCAACCTTTGCCATCACTGATCTCAATGCACGTGAATTATCACTGCTGGTGGTGATGGCTGTCGGCTTGGTGTGG